In Alosa alosa isolate M-15738 ecotype Scorff River chromosome 23, AALO_Geno_1.1, whole genome shotgun sequence, a single window of DNA contains:
- the creb1a gene encoding cyclic AMP-responsive element-binding protein 1a isoform X1: MTMEAAAEVQQGGDTAVSETDTQHIATLAQVQSYLSMCGLQVSMAAGQASASGPTVTLVQLPNGQTVQVHGVIQAAQPSVIQPPQVQTVQISTIAESEDSQESVDSVTDSQKRREILSRRPSYRKILNDLSSDAPAVPRIEEEKSEEDSAPAITTVTVPTPIYQTSSGQYIAITQGGAIQLANNGTDGVQGLQTLTMTNAAGAQPGTTILQYAQTSDGQQILVPSNQVVVQAASGDVQAYQIRTANTSAIAPGVVMASSPALPSQGAEEATRKREVRLMKNREAARECRRKKKEYVKCLENRVAVLENQNKTLIEELKALKDLYCHKSE, from the exons TCCTACCTCTCCATGTGTGGACTGCAGGTGTCCATGGCAGCGGGACAAGCGAGCGCCAGCGGACCCACGGTCACTCTGGTCCAGCTGCCCAACGGGCAGACGGTGCAGGTGCACGGAGTCATCCAGGCCGCACAGCCCTCCGTCATCCAGCCCCCGCAAGTGCAGACAgtacag atttctACTATAGCTGAGAGTGAGGACTCCCAGGAGTCTGTGGACAGTGTGACTGACTCCCAGAAGCGCAGAGAAATCCTGTCTCGACGGCCCTCCTACAG GAAGATCCTGAATGACCTGTCGTCGGATGCTCCGGCTGTTCCGCGGATAGAAGAGGAGAAGTCTGAGGAAGACTCCGCCCCCGCCATCACTACAGTTACCGTGCCCACGCCCATCTATCAAACTAGCAGCGGCCAGTACA TTGCCATCACTCAAGGTGGGGCGATTCAGTTGGCCAATAACGGCACGGACGGCGTACAGGGCCTGCAGACGCTGACCATGACCAACGCGGCGGGTGCCCAGCCGGGCACCACCATCCTACAGTACGCCCAGACCAGCGACGGACAGCAGATACTTGTACCCAGCAACCAGGTGGTTGTGcaag CTGCGTCCGGCGACGTCCAGGCCTACCAGATCCGCACGGCCAACACCAGCGCCATCGCCCCCGGTGTCGTCATGGCGTCGTCCCCCGCTCTCCCCAGCCAGGGTGCCGAAGAGGCCACGCGCAAGAGGGAGGTCCGCCTCATGAagaacagg GAGGCAGCGCGGGAGTGCCGTCGTAAGAAGAAGGAGTACGTGAAATGCCTGGAGAACCGCGTGGCCGTGCTGGAGAACCAGAACAAGACCCTGATCGAGGAGCTGAAGGCCCTCAAGGACCTGTactgccacaagtctgagtag
- the creb1a gene encoding cyclic AMP-responsive element-binding protein 1a isoform X2, with product MTMEAAAEVQQGGDTAVSETDTQHIATLAQSYLSMCGLQVSMAAGQASASGPTVTLVQLPNGQTVQVHGVIQAAQPSVIQPPQVQTVQISTIAESEDSQESVDSVTDSQKRREILSRRPSYRKILNDLSSDAPAVPRIEEEKSEEDSAPAITTVTVPTPIYQTSSGQYIAITQGGAIQLANNGTDGVQGLQTLTMTNAAGAQPGTTILQYAQTSDGQQILVPSNQVVVQAASGDVQAYQIRTANTSAIAPGVVMASSPALPSQGAEEATRKREVRLMKNREAARECRRKKKEYVKCLENRVAVLENQNKTLIEELKALKDLYCHKSE from the exons TCCTACCTCTCCATGTGTGGACTGCAGGTGTCCATGGCAGCGGGACAAGCGAGCGCCAGCGGACCCACGGTCACTCTGGTCCAGCTGCCCAACGGGCAGACGGTGCAGGTGCACGGAGTCATCCAGGCCGCACAGCCCTCCGTCATCCAGCCCCCGCAAGTGCAGACAgtacag atttctACTATAGCTGAGAGTGAGGACTCCCAGGAGTCTGTGGACAGTGTGACTGACTCCCAGAAGCGCAGAGAAATCCTGTCTCGACGGCCCTCCTACAG GAAGATCCTGAATGACCTGTCGTCGGATGCTCCGGCTGTTCCGCGGATAGAAGAGGAGAAGTCTGAGGAAGACTCCGCCCCCGCCATCACTACAGTTACCGTGCCCACGCCCATCTATCAAACTAGCAGCGGCCAGTACA TTGCCATCACTCAAGGTGGGGCGATTCAGTTGGCCAATAACGGCACGGACGGCGTACAGGGCCTGCAGACGCTGACCATGACCAACGCGGCGGGTGCCCAGCCGGGCACCACCATCCTACAGTACGCCCAGACCAGCGACGGACAGCAGATACTTGTACCCAGCAACCAGGTGGTTGTGcaag CTGCGTCCGGCGACGTCCAGGCCTACCAGATCCGCACGGCCAACACCAGCGCCATCGCCCCCGGTGTCGTCATGGCGTCGTCCCCCGCTCTCCCCAGCCAGGGTGCCGAAGAGGCCACGCGCAAGAGGGAGGTCCGCCTCATGAagaacagg GAGGCAGCGCGGGAGTGCCGTCGTAAGAAGAAGGAGTACGTGAAATGCCTGGAGAACCGCGTGGCCGTGCTGGAGAACCAGAACAAGACCCTGATCGAGGAGCTGAAGGCCCTCAAGGACCTGTactgccacaagtctgagtag
- the creb1a gene encoding cyclic AMP-responsive element-binding protein 1a isoform X4, with amino-acid sequence MTMEAAAEVQQGGDTAVSETDTQHIATLAQVSMAAGQASASGPTVTLVQLPNGQTVQVHGVIQAAQPSVIQPPQVQTVQISTIAESEDSQESVDSVTDSQKRREILSRRPSYRKILNDLSSDAPAVPRIEEEKSEEDSAPAITTVTVPTPIYQTSSGQYIAITQGGAIQLANNGTDGVQGLQTLTMTNAAGAQPGTTILQYAQTSDGQQILVPSNQVVVQAASGDVQAYQIRTANTSAIAPGVVMASSPALPSQGAEEATRKREVRLMKNREAARECRRKKKEYVKCLENRVAVLENQNKTLIEELKALKDLYCHKSE; translated from the exons GTGTCCATGGCAGCGGGACAAGCGAGCGCCAGCGGACCCACGGTCACTCTGGTCCAGCTGCCCAACGGGCAGACGGTGCAGGTGCACGGAGTCATCCAGGCCGCACAGCCCTCCGTCATCCAGCCCCCGCAAGTGCAGACAgtacag atttctACTATAGCTGAGAGTGAGGACTCCCAGGAGTCTGTGGACAGTGTGACTGACTCCCAGAAGCGCAGAGAAATCCTGTCTCGACGGCCCTCCTACAG GAAGATCCTGAATGACCTGTCGTCGGATGCTCCGGCTGTTCCGCGGATAGAAGAGGAGAAGTCTGAGGAAGACTCCGCCCCCGCCATCACTACAGTTACCGTGCCCACGCCCATCTATCAAACTAGCAGCGGCCAGTACA TTGCCATCACTCAAGGTGGGGCGATTCAGTTGGCCAATAACGGCACGGACGGCGTACAGGGCCTGCAGACGCTGACCATGACCAACGCGGCGGGTGCCCAGCCGGGCACCACCATCCTACAGTACGCCCAGACCAGCGACGGACAGCAGATACTTGTACCCAGCAACCAGGTGGTTGTGcaag CTGCGTCCGGCGACGTCCAGGCCTACCAGATCCGCACGGCCAACACCAGCGCCATCGCCCCCGGTGTCGTCATGGCGTCGTCCCCCGCTCTCCCCAGCCAGGGTGCCGAAGAGGCCACGCGCAAGAGGGAGGTCCGCCTCATGAagaacagg GAGGCAGCGCGGGAGTGCCGTCGTAAGAAGAAGGAGTACGTGAAATGCCTGGAGAACCGCGTGGCCGTGCTGGAGAACCAGAACAAGACCCTGATCGAGGAGCTGAAGGCCCTCAAGGACCTGTactgccacaagtctgagtag
- the creb1a gene encoding cyclic AMP-responsive element-binding protein 1a isoform X3 yields the protein MTMEAAAEVQQGGDTAVSETDTQHIATLAQVQVSMAAGQASASGPTVTLVQLPNGQTVQVHGVIQAAQPSVIQPPQVQTVQISTIAESEDSQESVDSVTDSQKRREILSRRPSYRKILNDLSSDAPAVPRIEEEKSEEDSAPAITTVTVPTPIYQTSSGQYIAITQGGAIQLANNGTDGVQGLQTLTMTNAAGAQPGTTILQYAQTSDGQQILVPSNQVVVQAASGDVQAYQIRTANTSAIAPGVVMASSPALPSQGAEEATRKREVRLMKNREAARECRRKKKEYVKCLENRVAVLENQNKTLIEELKALKDLYCHKSE from the exons GTGTCCATGGCAGCGGGACAAGCGAGCGCCAGCGGACCCACGGTCACTCTGGTCCAGCTGCCCAACGGGCAGACGGTGCAGGTGCACGGAGTCATCCAGGCCGCACAGCCCTCCGTCATCCAGCCCCCGCAAGTGCAGACAgtacag atttctACTATAGCTGAGAGTGAGGACTCCCAGGAGTCTGTGGACAGTGTGACTGACTCCCAGAAGCGCAGAGAAATCCTGTCTCGACGGCCCTCCTACAG GAAGATCCTGAATGACCTGTCGTCGGATGCTCCGGCTGTTCCGCGGATAGAAGAGGAGAAGTCTGAGGAAGACTCCGCCCCCGCCATCACTACAGTTACCGTGCCCACGCCCATCTATCAAACTAGCAGCGGCCAGTACA TTGCCATCACTCAAGGTGGGGCGATTCAGTTGGCCAATAACGGCACGGACGGCGTACAGGGCCTGCAGACGCTGACCATGACCAACGCGGCGGGTGCCCAGCCGGGCACCACCATCCTACAGTACGCCCAGACCAGCGACGGACAGCAGATACTTGTACCCAGCAACCAGGTGGTTGTGcaag CTGCGTCCGGCGACGTCCAGGCCTACCAGATCCGCACGGCCAACACCAGCGCCATCGCCCCCGGTGTCGTCATGGCGTCGTCCCCCGCTCTCCCCAGCCAGGGTGCCGAAGAGGCCACGCGCAAGAGGGAGGTCCGCCTCATGAagaacagg GAGGCAGCGCGGGAGTGCCGTCGTAAGAAGAAGGAGTACGTGAAATGCCTGGAGAACCGCGTGGCCGTGCTGGAGAACCAGAACAAGACCCTGATCGAGGAGCTGAAGGCCCTCAAGGACCTGTactgccacaagtctgagtag